The Nitrosococcus watsonii C-113 genome includes the window GCTGACGTTAACATAAATAAGCAAATTAAAAAGCCCACAAGGAATATTACTCAAGGAATGAGCATCGAGAAATTGCTAGCGAAGGCCCGCCAATTACAGGCCGCAAACCGGGTTCAGGAAGGCACCCAAATCTACCGCCAAATTCTGGCCGAATATCCTCATCACTCAGCCGCTCTTCTGGGCTTGGGCAACGCCGCGCTTCAAAACAAGGATTTTACCGCAGCTATCCAGTGGTTAGAGCGTCTGCTTGCGGTTATCGGCCCCAAAAAGCAGCTATTAACCACCCTGAGTATGGCCCACAGTAATCGTGGCTCCCGTCTGTTTGAGAAGGCCGCGCTGCCCCAGGCCCAGGCCCATTTCCAGCGGGCCCTGGAACTCGACCCTCGTAATCGGCTTGCCTGGCGCAATTTAGTGCTCGCTCAACTCCAGCAGGGACACAATCAAGCCGCCGTTGCCAGCGCCCGCCAGGCAAGCGGCCTCGACCTGCGGGATCATGAAATCCGTTTACTGCTAGCGCGGGCCCTCCTCGCTAACCAGCAATACCCCGCGGGACTGGGACTGCTCGCTATCCTAACCAATATTTCTCTGCCTGATGATATTGCCCTGGGCGTGGCCGAACAATGGCTGCTTTACCACCAACCAAAACGTGCCTGGGCATTGTTAGAGCGGCAACAAAATCTTAGCGCGAATCCTAAGGCATTGATATCCCGTGTCATGACTCTCGCCCGCCGCCATGGAGAAAACTGGCAGGCAGCCCAATGGCTGCGCCGCTGGCTTAAGCGCCACGATGCCCAGGAAAAACAATGGCTAACTTTCGCCCGCGCCCTCGACCGGGCTGGCGAGGCCCGAAAAGCCATAACCGTCTACCGGCATCTTCTGACGAACTATCCCGATGCCTGGCAAACGCGGCTAGGCGCGGCCCTCACCCTGCCGGTTATCTACCGCGATCGCCAGCACCTGGCTACCGCGCGGGGCCGGTTCCAGCAAGAATTGCAAGCCCTCAAGGACTGGCAACCGGCGAGTCCACCGCGGCTGGAGGATCTGCTCTGGTCCAACTTCTTCCTAGCTTACCAAGGTGGGAATGATTTCTCCCTGCAACGGGATTATGGTGATTGGCTCCATCATTGGGCCAGCCGCGCCCTGGATGCCCCTAGTCCAACCCGCCGCCAACATGCCAGGCCGCACCGTATCGGTCTGGTGTCAAGCGCTTTCCGCGACTGCACGGTGGGTCACTACTTTGGCCGCTGGCCGGGGAGCTTGCGGCAGGGGGGCTTTGAAGTTATCGTTTACCAATTAGGCCCAAAACGGGATCACCATACCCGGATCGTCGCCGATTCAGCCAGTCAATTCCGCTACCTGGACGGTCGCCTTGCCTCTTGCGGGGCCCAAATAGCAGCGGATCGGCTGGATGCCCTCATTTACCCGGAGCTGGGCATGGACGCCCGGCTGCTGGTGCTGGCCGCCCTTCGCTTAGCCCCGTTTCAGGGCTGTGCTTGGGGCCATCCTGTCACCAGTGGGCTGCCTACCATGGACATGTACTTCTCCTGCGCCACCATGGAGCCACCCGAAGCTCGGACCCATTACCGTGAACGGTTGCTGTTCCTGCCGGGACTAGGCACTAGCTATCCAGCTCCGCCTGAACCTCCTCTTGCCGATCGGCACGACCTTGGCCTGCCAGAAAAGCGCACGCTCTATCTCCTGCCCCAGTCGCCCTTTAAAATTCACCCGGATACCGATACCCTGGTGGCCCAAGTGCTGGCCGAGGATAGGCAGGGAATGTTGGTACTATTTACCGGCCAAGATCGCCGGGTTACGGACAAACTGCTAACACGCCTGGGAATGGCCTTAACCCAAGCGGGGGCTAACCCAAAGCGCCAACTGCTACTGCTGCCCGCTACGTCTCGCGTACGCTATTTACAAATCAACCGCTGCTGCGATCTCATGCTGGATACGCCCCATTGGTCGGGGGGCAATACCGCCCTGGATGCCTTGGGTTCCGGGCTTCCTCTCATTGCTCTGCCCAGCACCTACATGCGGGGGCGGCAAAGCGCAGCCATGCTAAATTTGCTGGAACGCCCTGAATTGATTGCCCAGGACGCCGGAGATTATGTCCGTAAAGCGCTCCAGTATGGCCGGGACAAAGAAGCCAACCAAGCCTTGCGGGCGCAGCTTTTAGCCCGACGCGATCGTCTCTTTGTCCAGCAAGCGCCCCTTGATACGCTAACCGCCTTTTTTAAATCCTTGAACTAATAAACCATCGCTACCCATGATCCTTCTTCAACTTTTGACCGCCCTCTTTCTCCCCTGGCTCCTGGGCGTGGCCTGGTTAAGAATCGGCTGGTCGCGGACCACCCGTGGCGCTGGTCCCTTGGTGCTGGGCTATGCCTACCTATTAGGCATGCTGGCTACCACACTCATAATGCGCCTCTGGGACGCAGTGGGGTTAAAGCAGGCTTTTTGGCCCCTTGCGGGCCTATTTCTGGCCTTGACCCTAGTAGGATTTTGGATGAGCCGCACAAGCACCAGGCAAAGTGATGGATACGTGGATAA containing:
- a CDS encoding O-linked N-acetylglucosamine transferase family protein is translated as MSIEKLLAKARQLQAANRVQEGTQIYRQILAEYPHHSAALLGLGNAALQNKDFTAAIQWLERLLAVIGPKKQLLTTLSMAHSNRGSRLFEKAALPQAQAHFQRALELDPRNRLAWRNLVLAQLQQGHNQAAVASARQASGLDLRDHEIRLLLARALLANQQYPAGLGLLAILTNISLPDDIALGVAEQWLLYHQPKRAWALLERQQNLSANPKALISRVMTLARRHGENWQAAQWLRRWLKRHDAQEKQWLTFARALDRAGEARKAITVYRHLLTNYPDAWQTRLGAALTLPVIYRDRQHLATARGRFQQELQALKDWQPASPPRLEDLLWSNFFLAYQGGNDFSLQRDYGDWLHHWASRALDAPSPTRRQHARPHRIGLVSSAFRDCTVGHYFGRWPGSLRQGGFEVIVYQLGPKRDHHTRIVADSASQFRYLDGRLASCGAQIAADRLDALIYPELGMDARLLVLAALRLAPFQGCAWGHPVTSGLPTMDMYFSCATMEPPEARTHYRERLLFLPGLGTSYPAPPEPPLADRHDLGLPEKRTLYLLPQSPFKIHPDTDTLVAQVLAEDRQGMLVLFTGQDRRVTDKLLTRLGMALTQAGANPKRQLLLLPATSRVRYLQINRCCDLMLDTPHWSGGNTALDALGSGLPLIALPSTYMRGRQSAAMLNLLERPELIAQDAGDYVRKALQYGRDKEANQALRAQLLARRDRLFVQQAPLDTLTAFFKSLN